The following are encoded together in the Sediminitomix flava genome:
- the aspS gene encoding aspartate--tRNA ligase, translating to MLRTHSCGELRSSHINEVVTLSGWVQTIRDKGGLIWIDIRDRYGLTQLVVEDEGEKTAQIIETARKLGREFVIQAKGTVIARNAANPNIPTGEIEIRLEELSILNESLTPPFKIEDETDGGEDLRMRYRYLDIRRNDVREKLVLRHKVAQAVRSYLSEQEFIEVETPVLIKSTPEGARDFLVPSRMNEGQFYALPQSPQTFKQLLMVGGMDRYFQIVKCFRDEDLRADRQPEFTQIDCEMAFVERDDILNIFEEMMKYLFKNLRNYELPAFPHMEYADAMRFYGSDKPDTRFEMKFVELNEVAQNKGFKVFDDAEAVLGICAEGCASYTRKQLDELTNWVKRPQIGAKGLVYVKCNEDGTFKSSVDKFFDQEALAAWAEKAGAKAGDLLLVLSGELDTVRKQLGELRLEMGERLGLRDRNVFSPLWVVNFPLLEKDEETGHYHAMHHPFTSALKEDAELVKTEPWKARANAYDMVINGVEVGGGSIRIHDKGDQSQMFDALGFTKEEAQAQFGFLLDAFQYGAPPHGGIAFGFDRLCALFGGVDSIRDFIAFPKNTSGRDVMIDAPSPVNNDQLKDLGIKLK from the coding sequence ATGTTAAGAACACATTCATGCGGAGAGCTTCGAAGCAGCCATATCAACGAAGTGGTAACGCTTAGCGGCTGGGTGCAAACCATTCGTGATAAAGGTGGTTTGATATGGATTGATATTCGTGACCGTTACGGTTTAACTCAGCTTGTAGTTGAAGATGAAGGAGAGAAAACTGCTCAGATCATCGAGACTGCACGTAAGTTGGGTAGAGAGTTTGTTATTCAAGCAAAAGGTACGGTTATCGCTAGAAATGCGGCCAATCCAAATATCCCTACAGGTGAAATTGAAATCCGTTTAGAAGAACTTTCGATCCTAAATGAGTCTTTAACTCCTCCTTTCAAAATTGAGGATGAAACTGACGGCGGTGAAGATCTTCGTATGAGATACCGTTACTTGGATATCCGTAGAAATGATGTTCGTGAAAAATTAGTTTTGCGTCATAAAGTAGCGCAAGCTGTTCGTTCTTACTTAAGCGAGCAAGAATTTATTGAGGTAGAAACACCTGTTCTTATCAAATCTACGCCAGAAGGCGCTAGAGACTTCTTGGTACCTTCTCGTATGAACGAAGGCCAATTCTATGCTCTTCCACAATCACCTCAGACGTTTAAACAACTTTTGATGGTTGGTGGTATGGATCGCTACTTCCAAATCGTTAAATGTTTCCGTGACGAAGACCTTCGTGCTGACCGTCAGCCTGAATTTACTCAGATTGACTGCGAAATGGCTTTCGTTGAACGTGACGATATTTTGAACATCTTCGAAGAAATGATGAAGTATTTGTTCAAGAACCTAAGAAACTATGAATTGCCAGCCTTTCCTCACATGGAATATGCTGACGCAATGCGCTTCTATGGTTCTGACAAACCTGATACTCGTTTTGAGATGAAGTTTGTAGAATTGAACGAGGTTGCTCAAAACAAAGGCTTCAAAGTATTTGATGATGCTGAAGCTGTATTGGGTATTTGTGCTGAAGGTTGTGCAAGCTATACACGTAAACAATTGGATGAGCTTACAAACTGGGTGAAAAGACCACAGATAGGAGCAAAAGGACTTGTTTATGTAAAATGTAACGAAGACGGCACATTCAAGTCTTCAGTAGATAAATTCTTTGACCAGGAAGCTTTAGCTGCATGGGCTGAAAAAGCTGGTGCAAAAGCAGGTGATTTATTACTTGTACTTTCTGGTGAATTAGACACTGTTCGTAAACAATTAGGAGAGCTTCGTCTGGAAATGGGTGAACGTCTTGGTCTTAGAGATCGTAATGTATTCTCTCCTCTTTGGGTTGTAAACTTCCCTCTATTAGAGAAAGATGAGGAAACAGGTCACTACCACGCAATGCACCATCCATTTACTTCAGCACTAAAAGAAGATGCTGAATTGGTGAAAACAGAGCCTTGGAAAGCACGTGCTAATGCTTACGACATGGTTATCAATGGCGTAGAAGTTGGTGGTGGTTCTATTCGTATTCACGATAAAGGCGACCAATCACAAATGTTTGACGCTCTTGGCTTTACAAAAGAAGAGGCTCAAGCACAGTTTGGCTTCCTATTAGATGCATTCCAATATGGTGCACCTCCTCATGGCGGTATTGCATTTGGTTTCGACCGTCTTTGTGCGCTATTCGGTGGTGTTGATTCTATCCGTGACTTCATTGCATTCCCGAAAAACACTTCAGGACGCGATGTAATGATCGATGCACCATCTCCTGTAAACAACGATCAATTAAAAGACTTGGGTATTAAACTGAAGTAA
- a CDS encoding sensor histidine kinase has product MNTQNLHIKQFKKTLTFLGVNIFVLICIQGVWRVHEQNHEVYTHINTVAEKQRVSCQMISQELLFLHQYPDPIKLDTLKADIISASNEIEVLQAELEEIERDFILFKHTDVEVIHRAFLNVDKHSYQIAHIAKQVLYFIESDLDQSRQQVINRYFHQLEKHEFAYLKAMGAVFKLLDKANTRFHNYTALYEAISFCISLGVFILIVIAFLQLRKQKLINEMLPSQFIDQNSSDVVFICDKHTKIVWANNRFKAFTEKSAYEIKHYKLWHLLPNDLAFNQAVEDLKVAWANKKRHTSIITLEDGVTLQIQMRPVLDANMEIEKCIFRISDSPVTAFNESDNKHFQSILEAIPDLVFVNDAKGTFKEYYYNDSDQLFVKENFIGKNTSDILPPSISKKVLAGFQKAKKTKKVIDVEYELTTTDNQNRYFHARIVCFSTDLFLTVVRDISNTQKSKIELQKLNGRLEEIVHHKSKKYSESEEKFKLLFESASDGILLLDKDFNIAEINQKALSLFKFDSKIDLIGKNLLLFSPEVQAENNTSQSLLNQYFKEVTKQKSVSFNWKFGSNSSKGFTAEVAMNLLDMQGQHMILANIRDITKRFENELMLKTSEEKFRLLTENTGDLVVLFDQEGNCTYVSPSCAEMLGYSTSELMGKDMLHLMHPDDFEHAQTTHQRLLKEQKVTDFKFRNIHKNGSVIWFNSTLNLVQNRNKTFVIVVSRNITEQVKTEEKLKLSQQRLRESEERYRLLADNTSDVVIMSYEPDVISFVTPSIKGLLNYSPEKIYHLKSPRHIVYAEDLPLAYDLAKKTFRTMQPHTFECRLVNSENKTVWVEIIVSPVFNLTKVTGTLYSIRNIEERKKAEDNIMKALEREKQVSELQKRFISIASHEFRTPLTTISSSVGILSLFINKVPDDLIPKFNKHLDRIANAGDRLVSLMNDILLIGRIEADRTPFTPTKNNPVEFIENLIHQSFTSPTEGDKIKLNTDGDTKNVAFDTNLMTHVFNNLISNAIKYSPKDTPPELNIHFSPDMLEFNVVDKGIGIPKEDQANLFQSFFRASNVGNIEGTGLGLVIAREFVQMHNGELTFESAVNEGTCFTVKLPLLQDLPATQN; this is encoded by the coding sequence ATGAACACACAAAATCTACATATTAAGCAATTCAAAAAAACACTCACCTTTTTAGGGGTTAATATCTTTGTACTAATATGTATACAAGGAGTTTGGCGAGTCCATGAACAAAACCATGAGGTCTACACACACATAAATACCGTAGCAGAAAAACAAAGAGTGAGTTGTCAGATGATTTCTCAAGAATTGCTCTTTCTCCATCAATATCCTGATCCAATAAAATTGGACACACTTAAAGCTGATATCATTTCAGCCTCTAATGAGATTGAAGTCTTACAAGCCGAGCTTGAAGAAATTGAAAGGGACTTTATCCTTTTTAAGCATACTGATGTAGAAGTAATTCATAGAGCTTTTCTGAATGTGGACAAGCATAGCTATCAGATTGCCCATATCGCAAAACAGGTGCTTTACTTTATCGAAAGTGACCTAGACCAAAGCAGACAACAAGTTATTAATCGTTATTTCCATCAGCTTGAAAAACATGAATTCGCATATCTAAAAGCGATGGGTGCTGTTTTCAAACTTTTAGATAAGGCAAATACCCGATTTCATAACTATACAGCACTTTACGAGGCTATTTCCTTTTGTATTTCACTTGGTGTATTTATTCTGATTGTGATTGCTTTTCTTCAGTTAAGAAAACAAAAGCTGATCAATGAGATGCTTCCCTCACAATTTATTGATCAGAATAGCTCCGATGTTGTTTTTATATGTGATAAGCATACTAAAATTGTTTGGGCAAATAATAGATTTAAGGCATTTACAGAAAAAAGTGCTTACGAAATCAAGCACTATAAACTATGGCACTTACTGCCCAATGATCTAGCCTTCAACCAAGCTGTAGAAGACTTAAAAGTTGCTTGGGCAAATAAAAAAAGGCATACATCTATTATAACTTTAGAAGACGGGGTCACTCTTCAAATACAGATGCGTCCTGTACTCGATGCCAATATGGAAATTGAAAAGTGTATTTTCCGTATTTCGGACAGCCCTGTTACTGCTTTCAATGAATCTGATAATAAGCACTTCCAATCTATTTTGGAGGCTATTCCTGACCTTGTTTTTGTAAACGATGCAAAAGGCACCTTCAAAGAGTACTATTACAACGACTCTGATCAATTATTTGTAAAAGAGAATTTTATAGGAAAAAACACTAGTGATATCCTACCGCCGAGTATCTCTAAAAAAGTACTTGCCGGCTTTCAAAAAGCAAAAAAGACAAAGAAAGTTATAGATGTAGAATACGAATTAACGACCACAGACAACCAAAATCGTTACTTTCATGCACGTATTGTTTGTTTCTCTACAGACCTATTCTTAACTGTCGTTAGAGATATTTCTAACACTCAAAAGTCTAAAATTGAACTTCAGAAACTAAATGGTAGACTTGAAGAAATAGTACACCACAAGAGTAAAAAGTATTCTGAAAGTGAAGAAAAGTTCAAACTACTGTTTGAAAGTGCTAGTGATGGTATTCTATTGCTAGACAAGGATTTTAATATCGCTGAAATAAACCAAAAAGCACTTTCTCTTTTCAAATTCGACAGCAAAATAGATTTAATAGGGAAAAATTTACTTCTTTTTAGCCCCGAAGTTCAAGCAGAAAACAATACTTCTCAATCTCTCCTAAATCAATATTTTAAAGAAGTAACAAAGCAAAAGTCAGTTTCATTTAATTGGAAATTCGGAAGCAACTCTTCCAAAGGTTTCACTGCAGAAGTAGCCATGAACCTCTTAGATATGCAAGGTCAGCATATGATCTTGGCTAATATCAGAGACATCACTAAAAGGTTTGAAAATGAATTAATGCTCAAAACCAGTGAAGAAAAGTTTAGACTACTTACAGAAAATACAGGAGACCTAGTAGTTCTTTTTGATCAAGAAGGAAATTGTACGTATGTCTCGCCTTCTTGTGCTGAAATGTTAGGATATTCGACCTCTGAACTTATGGGGAAAGATATGCTTCATCTTATGCATCCTGATGATTTTGAGCATGCACAAACCACACATCAACGTCTTCTGAAAGAGCAAAAAGTCACCGATTTCAAATTTAGAAATATACATAAAAACGGTAGTGTAATTTGGTTCAACTCTACTTTAAACCTTGTTCAAAACCGCAACAAAACTTTCGTAATTGTGGTCAGTAGAAACATCACTGAACAAGTAAAAACAGAAGAAAAGCTAAAACTGAGTCAGCAACGTCTAAGAGAAAGTGAAGAACGATATCGCTTACTAGCCGATAATACTTCAGACGTTGTTATCATGTCTTACGAACCAGACGTAATTTCATTTGTCACTCCGTCTATAAAGGGTTTACTGAACTATAGCCCAGAGAAAATTTATCACCTGAAGTCCCCTAGACATATCGTATACGCTGAAGATTTACCTTTAGCCTATGATCTTGCCAAAAAGACTTTCAGAACGATGCAACCTCATACCTTCGAATGCCGCTTGGTTAATTCAGAAAATAAAACGGTATGGGTTGAAATTATAGTTAGCCCTGTCTTCAACTTGACCAAAGTTACAGGAACACTTTATTCCATTCGGAATATTGAAGAACGCAAAAAGGCTGAAGACAATATCATGAAAGCCTTAGAAAGAGAGAAACAAGTCAGTGAGCTTCAAAAAAGATTTATTTCTATTGCATCGCATGAGTTTCGAACTCCATTAACTACGATCTCTTCTAGTGTAGGTATTCTATCTCTCTTCATAAATAAAGTTCCTGACGATTTAATACCTAAATTCAATAAACATTTAGACAGAATAGCCAATGCAGGCGACAGACTTGTTAGCCTAATGAATGACATATTGCTGATAGGTAGAATTGAGGCTGATCGGACTCCTTTTACCCCTACTAAAAATAATCCTGTTGAGTTTATAGAAAACCTTATTCATCAATCCTTCACTTCACCTACCGAAGGGGATAAGATAAAATTGAATACAGATGGAGATACTAAAAATGTGGCTTTTGATACTAATCTAATGACTCATGTATTTAATAATCTCATCAGCAATGCCATAAAATATTCACCTAAAGACACTCCTCCTGAATTGAATATCCACTTTAGTCCCGATATGCTAGAATTTAATGTAGTAGACAAAGGCATAGGGATACCGAAAGAAGATCAAGCCAACCTCTTTCAGTCATTCTTTAGGGCTTCAAACGTAGGTAATATTGAAGGTACAGGGCTCGGTTTAGTTATCGCAAGAGAATTTGTACAGATGCACAATGGCGAACTCACTTTTGAGAGTGCAGTAAATGAAGGCACTTGCTTCACAGTCAAATTGCCACTTCTTCAAGATTTACCTGCAACTCAAAACTAA
- a CDS encoding hybrid sensor histidine kinase/response regulator codes for MKKILIVEDEESVRENISEILEVHNYETETAENGRVGIEKVFQFNPDLIICDIMMPEVDGYEVIETLREKNDYGMPPFIFLSALSDKSDLRKGMDLGADDYLSKPFRMDDLLSAIESKIKKHDRLQKDIEQQLTNNSLLLPPDTASHEFNTPLNGIMGLTNMLLQFYHNLSKDEVKEYLIEIKKSGQLLERSFRNLFLHHTISTYPSPQDAVKLFKADCVSSISKILTQTTEDLAKKYNRNNDVEFNFTEIEFPSSLYYPTLLLEEVLDNALKFSKNGDAIKISGEIEEDYYHISVVNEGSDFPQSQMNQIAPFTQFGRDKNEQQGLGLGLTLIKKIIEIMNGQISFEEIDNCTKVTIKLSLKNTFNA; via the coding sequence ATGAAGAAAATACTAATCGTAGAAGACGAAGAAAGCGTAAGAGAAAACATTTCGGAGATTCTTGAAGTACACAATTACGAAACTGAAACAGCTGAAAACGGAAGAGTAGGTATTGAAAAGGTCTTTCAATTCAATCCTGATCTCATTATCTGTGACATCATGATGCCTGAAGTGGATGGCTATGAAGTGATAGAAACCCTTCGAGAAAAAAATGACTATGGCATGCCTCCTTTTATCTTTCTATCTGCTCTTTCAGATAAAAGTGATCTACGAAAAGGCATGGACTTGGGAGCTGATGACTACCTTTCAAAACCGTTCAGAATGGATGATTTACTTTCAGCGATAGAGAGTAAAATCAAGAAACATGATCGTCTGCAAAAAGATATAGAACAACAATTAACTAACAATTCCCTACTTTTACCTCCCGACACGGCTTCACACGAGTTTAATACCCCTCTTAATGGAATTATGGGGCTTACAAATATGCTCTTGCAGTTCTATCATAATTTGAGCAAAGACGAAGTCAAAGAATACCTTATCGAGATCAAAAAATCGGGGCAACTACTCGAACGTTCTTTCAGAAACTTATTTCTTCATCACACCATTTCTACATACCCGAGTCCTCAAGATGCCGTAAAATTATTCAAGGCAGATTGCGTTAGTTCTATCTCAAAAATTCTTACACAAACCACTGAAGACTTAGCTAAAAAATATAATCGAAATAATGATGTTGAATTCAACTTTACAGAAATAGAATTCCCTTCATCACTTTACTACCCAACGCTACTTTTGGAAGAAGTACTTGACAATGCACTCAAGTTTTCTAAAAACGGTGATGCTATCAAAATCTCGGGAGAAATAGAAGAAGATTATTACCATATTTCAGTAGTCAATGAAGGTTCTGATTTCCCTCAATCACAGATGAATCAAATTGCTCCTTTCACTCAGTTCGGTAGAGATAAAAACGAGCAACAAGGTTTAGGTTTAGGACTCACCTTGATCAAGAAAATTATCGAGATCATGAATGGTCAAATCTCCTTTGAAGAAATTGACAATTGCACAAAAGTTACGATAAAGCTTTCTTTGAAAAATACTTTCAATGCTTAG
- a CDS encoding HYC_CC_PP family protein: protein MYRFSFLRKPFFHIVFAFAILFMASGLQLSLHYCGHMLVSVEAYAEESHSCCGSEDKKSDCCKNESKLFQIEEALQQVDIALDFPPILWMELPFSDHYLKVKELQFNKVYKYFTSYIPPPLVRSIHIIIQQFRL from the coding sequence ATGTATAGATTTTCTTTTTTGAGAAAGCCATTTTTCCATATCGTTTTTGCTTTTGCCATTTTGTTTATGGCTTCGGGGCTACAGCTTAGTCTGCATTACTGTGGGCATATGCTTGTATCTGTAGAAGCTTATGCAGAAGAATCTCATTCTTGCTGTGGAAGTGAGGATAAAAAATCTGATTGCTGCAAAAATGAAAGCAAGCTTTTCCAAATTGAAGAAGCCTTACAACAAGTTGATATTGCCTTAGACTTCCCTCCTATCTTATGGATGGAATTACCTTTTTCAGATCATTATCTTAAGGTAAAAGAACTGCAATTCAACAAAGTGTATAAATATTTCACTTCTTATATTCCGCCACCTCTTGTTCGGAGTATTCATATCATTATCCAACAATTCCGATTGTAG
- a CDS encoding efflux RND transporter permease subunit → MLNHIIKFFLSNRLITALMTLAFLFWGIAVAPFDFGLDFIPKSPVSVDAIPDIGENQQIVMTEWMGRSPQDIEDQISYPLTTALMGIPGVKTIRSSSMFGLSSIYIIFDEEVDFYWSRSRILEKLNALPPNTLPKEVQPTLGPDATGLGQIFWYTLEGRDQDDNPTGGWDLQELRSVQDYYVKYGLMSAEGVSEVASIGGYIKEYQIDLRPEAMKAFGVSLPQIVQAVRNSNLDVGAKTIEINRAEYFVRGLGYVKKLEDLESAVIAVNQNTPIRIKDIAKVSLGPATRRGALDKSGAEVVGGVVVARYNSNPMAVIGNVKAKIKELEKGLPAKTLADGTTSQLKIITSYDRSGLIQETLSTLKEAISLEILVTLIVIVVMVYNLRSSLLISALLPLGVLMTFIAMKAFNITANIVSLSGIAIAIGTMVDVGIVLTENLLKHLKIKKAEDSIFDTVYNASTEVGSAIVTAVATTIVSFIPVFSLQAAEGKLFSPLAFTKTFALLSAVIIALCIIPTFSLWVFRNYKSDQSSQSDSDKKSSWKIYSKISINVLFVGAVAWWLSKAWMPLGFDTHIFWNFLFTAILLGLVLGGFQLFQKFYPKLLTWALAHKLTFLSLPIATIFFGGVAWTKLGSEFMPALNEGSFLLMPTSMPHAGFAENLDVLRMLDIRVTGIPEVENVLGKMGRANSALDPAPISMYENIINYKTEYVLDEDGNPQRFKVNSDGEFIILDQHQKEVSLKENERLLIDTKRLIPDTDGAYFRQWREHILSPDDIWAEIVKATKLPGVTSAPKLQPIETRLVMLQTGMRAPMGIKVKGPDLATIEAFGFELEKYLKEVPSVKTEAVFADRMVGKPYLEININRQKIARYGLSVQAVQMAIETSVGGMTIENTVEGRERYPIRVRYPRELRDSPDKIGQILISTPTGIQIPLEEVAELEYTQGAQMIKSEDTFLVGYVLFDRKDGFAEGEVVSEAQAFIQEKIDSGELKVPSGVSYRFSGNYENQVRAEQRLSIVVPIVLLVIFLILYLQFRSIPTTFMVFSGIAVAFAGGFLMLWAYSWSGFMNIELFNIDFRNLFQIHEINLSVAVWVGFIALFGIATDDGVLIATYLTQNFEKEKPTSVDQIRQTVLESGMRRVRPALMTSATTLLALLPVLTSTGKGSDIMIPMAIPSFGGMTIALMTLFVVPVLYSAWEELKLKRLKKDN, encoded by the coding sequence ATGCTAAATCATATTATTAAATTTTTTCTCAGCAATAGGCTCATCACTGCATTGATGACATTAGCCTTTTTGTTTTGGGGAATAGCCGTTGCCCCTTTTGATTTCGGATTAGATTTTATCCCGAAATCGCCTGTGTCCGTTGATGCCATACCCGATATCGGAGAGAACCAACAGATTGTTATGACCGAATGGATGGGGCGTTCTCCTCAAGATATCGAAGATCAAATTTCATATCCGCTCACTACGGCTCTTATGGGCATTCCGGGTGTAAAAACCATCCGTAGTAGTTCCATGTTTGGGCTTTCAAGCATCTATATCATTTTCGATGAAGAAGTGGACTTTTATTGGAGCAGATCACGAATTCTCGAAAAGCTCAATGCCCTGCCTCCAAATACACTTCCTAAAGAAGTTCAACCTACACTCGGCCCCGATGCCACAGGCTTAGGTCAAATCTTTTGGTACACCCTTGAAGGCAGAGACCAAGACGATAATCCTACAGGTGGTTGGGATTTGCAAGAGTTACGTTCGGTACAAGATTATTATGTCAAATACGGACTAATGTCTGCTGAAGGTGTTTCTGAGGTTGCTTCTATTGGAGGATATATCAAAGAATATCAGATTGACTTACGACCAGAAGCGATGAAAGCTTTCGGCGTTTCATTACCTCAAATTGTACAAGCCGTTCGGAATAGTAATTTGGATGTAGGCGCAAAAACCATCGAAATCAACCGAGCAGAATATTTTGTCAGAGGATTAGGCTATGTCAAAAAGTTGGAAGACTTAGAAAGTGCAGTGATAGCTGTAAACCAAAACACTCCCATTCGGATTAAAGATATTGCTAAAGTTTCTTTAGGCCCTGCTACACGAAGAGGAGCTCTTGACAAATCGGGTGCTGAAGTCGTCGGCGGAGTCGTAGTTGCTCGTTACAACTCTAACCCGATGGCTGTGATTGGAAATGTAAAAGCCAAGATCAAAGAATTAGAAAAAGGATTACCAGCGAAAACTCTTGCAGACGGAACGACAAGCCAACTGAAAATTATCACTTCCTATGACAGAAGTGGACTAATTCAAGAAACACTTTCGACACTCAAAGAAGCCATTTCCCTCGAAATCTTAGTCACGCTAATCGTTATCGTTGTAATGGTGTATAACCTTCGTTCTTCATTACTGATTTCAGCCTTACTTCCACTCGGTGTTCTGATGACTTTTATTGCGATGAAAGCCTTTAACATCACCGCCAATATTGTTTCCTTATCGGGAATTGCAATTGCAATCGGGACAATGGTTGATGTCGGAATTGTACTGACAGAAAATCTTCTCAAGCATCTTAAAATCAAGAAAGCTGAAGACAGTATTTTCGATACGGTTTACAACGCATCTACCGAAGTAGGTAGTGCCATCGTGACGGCCGTAGCAACTACGATCGTAAGTTTTATTCCTGTATTTAGTCTTCAAGCTGCCGAAGGAAAGCTTTTCAGTCCATTGGCTTTTACCAAAACTTTTGCATTGCTTTCTGCTGTCATTATAGCGCTTTGCATTATCCCGACTTTCTCACTTTGGGTATTTAGAAACTACAAATCAGATCAGTCAAGCCAATCAGATTCAGATAAAAAGAGTAGTTGGAAAATCTATTCGAAAATTTCAATCAATGTATTATTTGTTGGTGCAGTTGCTTGGTGGCTGAGTAAAGCATGGATGCCTCTTGGTTTTGATACACACATTTTTTGGAACTTCCTTTTTACAGCTATTCTTCTCGGGTTGGTATTAGGAGGCTTTCAATTGTTCCAAAAATTCTACCCAAAGCTCTTAACTTGGGCATTAGCACATAAATTGACTTTTCTGAGTCTACCTATAGCTACTATTTTCTTTGGTGGCGTAGCTTGGACAAAACTTGGGTCAGAATTTATGCCTGCGCTCAATGAAGGTAGTTTTCTACTCATGCCCACGTCTATGCCTCATGCGGGTTTTGCAGAAAACCTTGACGTACTCCGCATGCTTGACATTCGAGTGACAGGAATTCCAGAAGTAGAAAATGTTTTGGGGAAAATGGGACGAGCAAACTCGGCATTAGACCCTGCTCCTATTTCGATGTATGAAAATATCATCAATTACAAAACAGAATATGTGCTTGATGAAGATGGAAATCCTCAACGCTTTAAAGTCAATTCGGATGGTGAATTCATCATTTTAGACCAACATCAGAAAGAAGTTTCTCTAAAAGAAAACGAACGTCTTCTTATTGACACCAAAAGACTCATTCCCGATACTGATGGCGCATATTTCAGACAATGGAGAGAGCACATTTTATCTCCCGATGATATTTGGGCTGAAATTGTAAAAGCCACCAAACTTCCGGGAGTAACTTCAGCACCGAAACTTCAACCCATCGAAACAAGACTCGTCATGCTCCAAACAGGGATGCGAGCACCTATGGGGATAAAAGTAAAAGGGCCTGATCTTGCTACAATTGAAGCTTTTGGTTTTGAACTGGAAAAATACTTGAAAGAAGTTCCTTCAGTAAAAACAGAAGCTGTTTTTGCGGACAGAATGGTCGGGAAGCCTTACTTGGAAATCAATATCAACCGTCAGAAAATTGCTCGTTACGGACTCAGTGTTCAAGCGGTACAGATGGCCATTGAGACTTCTGTAGGTGGAATGACCATTGAAAATACAGTAGAGGGCAGGGAGCGTTATCCTATTCGTGTTCGCTACCCGAGAGAGCTCAGAGACAGCCCCGATAAAATCGGTCAAATTCTCATCTCTACACCTACAGGTATCCAAATTCCTTTAGAAGAAGTAGCTGAACTTGAATATACACAAGGGGCACAAATGATTAAGAGTGAAGACACTTTCTTAGTGGGTTATGTCTTGTTTGATCGTAAAGATGGATTTGCGGAAGGAGAAGTAGTCAGTGAGGCACAGGCTTTCATTCAAGAAAAAATTGATTCGGGTGAGCTGAAAGTTCCTTCGGGAGTCAGTTACCGATTCTCTGGAAACTACGAAAATCAAGTCAGAGCAGAACAACGACTCAGCATTGTTGTTCCGATTGTCTTGCTGGTTATTTTCTTAATTCTCTATCTCCAATTCAGATCTATACCCACTACATTCATGGTCTTTTCGGGAATTGCGGTTGCTTTTGCTGGTGGTTTCTTAATGCTTTGGGCTTACAGTTGGTCTGGATTTATGAACATCGAGCTTTTCAACATTGATTTCAGAAATCTTTTCCAAATCCATGAAATCAATCTGAGTGTAGCGGTTTGGGTTGGATTTATCGCCTTGTTCGGAATTGCCACAGACGATGGCGTTCTGATTGCCACCTATCTCACCCAGAATTTTGAGAAAGAAAAACCAACATCTGTCGATCAAATCAGACAAACGGTATTAGAAAGTGGCATGAGACGCGTTCGTCCTGCTCTGATGACTTCGGCAACGACACTCTTAGCACTGCTTCCCGTTCTTACCTCAACAGGAAAAGGCTCTGATATCATGATTCCGATGGCAATCCCTTCTTTCGGAGGAATGACCATTGCACTCATGACTTTATTCGTCGTTCCAGTGCTTTATTCAGCTTGGGAAGAATTGAAGCTAAAACGTCTAAAGAAGGACAATTAA